From the genome of Nicotiana sylvestris chromosome 2, ASM39365v2, whole genome shotgun sequence, one region includes:
- the LOC104246098 gene encoding F-box protein SKIP19-like, which translates to MPKPKRLVGRIKQKNQKASTSSSKPPPPPSPPWVELPREITADILLRLGAIEILQNAQRVCSTWWNVCHDPIMWRDIDMGNDSTVDIDDNDLDWMCRVAVNRSQGQLLKINIEHFGNNDLLKYIAERSSQLRHLRLVSCDEISDGGLAAVAKNFPLLEELHIYLAVISEADIVAIGRSCSQLKSFTLNNIRFRGFRNLHFNVNDEALAIAGNMPELRRLALFGNNLTNEGLRAILDGCRRLESLDLRHCYSIDLEGDLGKRCRQQIKDLKCPRDSTSGYEFRAQICDYSSSNDEYPSGVSEAGLSDYLFDYEYDDFDYDDFTNPFSGEYHDEEGFFY; encoded by the exons ATGCCGAAGCCAAAACGGTTGGTAGGGAGAATcaagcagaaaaatcagaaagcGTCAACCTCTTCCTCCAAACCACCACCACCGCCGTCTCCGCCGTGGGTGGAACTCCCTCGAGAAATCACGGCGGACATCCTTCTCCGGTTGGGAGCGATAGAGATATTGCAAAATGCACAGAGAGTTTGTAGTACGTGGTGGAATGTGTGCCATGACCCTATCATGTGGCGGGATATTGACATGGGAAACGACAGTACTGTGGACATAGATGATAATGACTTGGACTGGATGTGCCGCGTCGCTGTGAATCGCAGCCAGGGTCAGTTGCTCAAAATTAACATCGAGCATTTTGGAAATAACGATTTACTCAAATATATAGCGGAGAG ATCAAGTCAGCTAAGGCATCTAAGACTTGTCAGCTGTGATGAAATTTCAGATGGAGGTTTGGCTGCAGTTGCCAAGAACTTTCCGTTGTTGGAGGAGTTGCACATTTACTTAGCTGTTATTAGTGAAGCTGATATAGTGGCTATCGGTCGTTCTTGCTCGCAGCTCAAGTCATTTACATTGAACAACATTAGATTCAGAGGATTTAGAAATTTACATTTTAATGTCAATGATGAAGCTCTGGCTATTGCAGGAAATATGCCTGAACTGCGACGCCTTGCACTTTTTGGGAATAACTTGACAAATGAAGGCCTGCGTGCCATTCTTGATGGCTGCCGGCGGCTTGAATCACTTGACTTGCGCCACTGTTATAGTATTGATCTTGAAGGGGATTTAGGAAAGAGATGTCGCcaacagattaaggatctgaAGTGCCCGCGTGATTCTACTTCTGGTTATGAGTTTAGAGCTCAGATTTGTGATTATAGTTCTTCCAATGATGAATACCCATCTGGGGTGTCTGAAGCTGGCCTCTCAGACTATTTGTTTGATTATGAGTATGATGACTTTGATTACGACGACTTCACTAACCCATTTAGCGGCGAGTATCATGATGAGGAGGGTTTCTTTTACTGA